One part of the Candidatus Aegiribacteria sp. genome encodes these proteins:
- the purQ gene encoding phosphoribosylformylglycinamidine synthase I, with protein MKSVPLVAVIQFPGSNCEYETSRVINSSGMASNIYRWNQWQELKDSRPDAYVLPGGFSFQDRVRAGAVAAKEKIMDLVFSEAADGKPVLGICNGAQILVESGLVPGWERGKIESALASNHISGRSGYLSRWIFVQTGEKAQRICPWLGKIGSGVIPIPIAHAEGRFVFSEGDRDRISDNTALSYCDDKGTESSDYPVNPNGSYNNLAGIMNDSGNVLAMMPHPERAFWLWQLPPWIPGKWGNFRIESIRSGSYAEEKGPGSLFFMSLSDYFGGEQE; from the coding sequence ATGAAATCCGTTCCTCTGGTCGCGGTGATTCAGTTTCCGGGATCTAATTGTGAGTATGAGACTTCGCGAGTCATCAACAGTAGTGGTATGGCCAGCAATATCTACCGATGGAATCAGTGGCAGGAACTGAAAGATTCCAGGCCGGATGCTTACGTTCTTCCGGGTGGATTTTCATTTCAGGACAGGGTCCGCGCTGGTGCTGTCGCGGCAAAAGAGAAAATCATGGATCTTGTTTTCAGCGAAGCTGCAGACGGCAAACCAGTCCTGGGAATCTGCAACGGCGCACAGATTCTTGTAGAGAGCGGCCTGGTTCCCGGATGGGAGAGGGGAAAAATTGAATCCGCCCTCGCATCCAATCATATCAGCGGACGCAGCGGTTACCTGAGCAGGTGGATATTCGTTCAAACCGGTGAAAAAGCGCAGCGGATCTGTCCCTGGTTGGGGAAAATCGGCAGCGGGGTCATACCTATACCCATAGCTCATGCGGAGGGAAGGTTCGTTTTCTCAGAGGGGGACCGGGATCGAATCTCGGACAATACGGCTCTTTCGTACTGCGATGATAAAGGAACTGAGTCCAGTGATTATCCGGTAAACCCCAACGGTTCCTATAACAATCTAGCCGGGATCATGAACGACAGTGGAAACGTGCTGGCAATGATGCCCCATCCCGAAAGGGCTTTCTGGTTATGGCAGCTTCCTCCGTGGATTCCCGGGAAGTGGGGCAATTTCCGGATTGAGTCGATACGTTCCGGTTCCTATGCGGAAGAAAAGGGGCCCGGTTCCCTTTTCTTCATGAGTTTATCCGATTACTTCGGAGGGGAGCAAGAGTAA
- a CDS encoding TIGR03936 family radical SAM-associated protein → MICSDHPYGRYLLEVRRPQQYTGGEWNLDVVDRGKPRITLVYPDIYELGMSNFGLDIVRYILLSSHQFDVRRAFCPAPDMDDIINRESLDWVDLEGWDPVRSSSVVGFSIPSEALYTNVLHLITRMGLPLRSKNRDDDSPIILLGGGGLANPLPLAPFTDIFFLGEIEERAVELFSILSSSDSRMERLERACEIPGVYVPELGKKAVEIQRISDLRTEYAPVRQLVPNSKVSQDRGVVEIARGCTRGCRFCQASQIYRPVRERPPEEIVDLMDRVLVSTGWEKSGLLTLSLSDYSRLPELIKGLDMLADRHHVSIGRPSMRPDTISRLEEGYRITGRITIAPEAGTESLRAKINKPISDELILEAADAVFRMGAKGIKLYFMLGLPEETDEDVRGIAELALNIAAIARRHHCNPKKSVTVALSPFVPKAQTPLQWSAQMTENELMRRIRIVRKICGRKVSLSWNSPMVAVVEGLLSLGDDGDTADMLEKASIRGAKFDAWTDRFRWDIWKDLIGEYNHLLKRLQEGIEPGKDLPWSFVSTGVSEAFLEEERKKYSKGQNTPDCREEGCAGCGACSGTGHASQDHPVRAFTSDISVSAGKCAGVLRVRYSKTGCAGYTSHLDMVRMWGRVLRRSDLPVSWSDGYVSRPRVHFGPPLPLGIVSIAEYLDIQLNTIPPGGIEELLNRFMPAGIRVEEIWTLAPDTLPPDEGQVAASYSVSSNCDVWTTGETERIAELLGKSEHVLEVSVKGNYVILMTRTDSRKSRPDLLLSEILDYSIEIERTEIYSSCESSNWRSLRSHSRDLEKMFFES, encoded by the coding sequence TTGATCTGCTCAGATCATCCCTACGGTCGCTACCTTCTTGAGGTAAGAAGACCCCAGCAGTATACAGGGGGCGAGTGGAACCTTGATGTTGTTGATCGTGGAAAGCCAAGGATTACACTGGTGTATCCGGATATCTACGAGCTGGGTATGTCCAATTTCGGGCTCGATATAGTCAGGTATATACTGCTTTCCAGCCATCAGTTCGATGTTAGAAGAGCATTCTGTCCCGCTCCCGATATGGATGATATTATCAACAGGGAAAGCCTGGACTGGGTTGATCTGGAAGGATGGGATCCTGTTCGCTCCAGCAGTGTCGTTGGCTTCAGCATTCCCTCCGAGGCTTTGTATACCAATGTACTTCATCTTATTACCAGAATGGGGCTGCCCCTTCGCAGTAAAAACAGGGACGATGATTCTCCCATAATCCTTCTGGGTGGCGGCGGGCTGGCAAATCCACTTCCTCTTGCTCCATTCACGGATATTTTCTTTCTTGGTGAGATCGAAGAAAGAGCGGTTGAGCTGTTCTCGATTCTTTCGAGTTCTGATTCACGAATGGAACGTCTTGAAAGGGCTTGCGAGATACCCGGCGTATACGTTCCGGAGCTTGGAAAAAAAGCGGTGGAGATACAGCGAATCAGCGACCTTCGCACGGAGTACGCTCCGGTGAGACAGCTTGTTCCAAACTCAAAGGTTTCACAGGACAGGGGTGTTGTCGAGATAGCCAGGGGATGCACGAGAGGATGCAGGTTCTGCCAGGCTTCACAGATTTACCGGCCTGTCCGCGAGAGGCCGCCCGAGGAAATAGTTGATCTGATGGATAGGGTTCTTGTCTCCACAGGATGGGAAAAATCCGGGCTTCTTACCCTTTCGCTGTCAGATTATTCCCGTTTACCCGAATTGATTAAAGGGCTGGACATGCTGGCTGACAGGCATCACGTCTCCATCGGCAGGCCGTCGATGAGGCCCGATACGATAAGTCGGCTTGAAGAAGGCTACCGTATTACAGGCAGGATTACCATTGCTCCAGAAGCGGGAACGGAATCACTGAGGGCGAAAATAAACAAACCGATATCTGATGAGCTGATCCTTGAAGCGGCGGATGCGGTCTTCAGAATGGGGGCAAAGGGGATAAAACTCTATTTCATGCTGGGGCTTCCTGAAGAAACCGATGAAGATGTAAGAGGAATAGCTGAACTTGCGCTGAATATCGCGGCCATCGCCCGCAGACACCACTGCAATCCGAAAAAAAGCGTTACTGTTGCTCTTTCGCCCTTCGTCCCGAAAGCGCAGACTCCTCTGCAGTGGTCAGCCCAGATGACCGAGAACGAACTCATGCGAAGAATCCGGATAGTGAGGAAAATCTGCGGAAGAAAGGTTTCATTGAGCTGGAACAGCCCCATGGTAGCTGTTGTAGAAGGTCTGCTGTCCCTGGGTGATGACGGAGATACCGCAGACATGCTCGAAAAAGCCTCCATTCGCGGGGCAAAATTTGACGCATGGACCGATAGATTCAGATGGGATATATGGAAGGACCTTATTGGTGAGTACAATCATCTTCTGAAGAGGCTTCAGGAAGGCATTGAACCGGGTAAGGATCTCCCCTGGAGCTTTGTTTCCACAGGTGTTTCTGAAGCATTTCTAGAAGAGGAGCGAAAGAAATATTCCAAAGGGCAGAATACTCCCGATTGCAGGGAGGAGGGATGCGCCGGGTGCGGAGCCTGCTCAGGGACCGGACATGCCAGCCAGGATCATCCGGTACGGGCTTTTACTTCTGATATCTCTGTTTCAGCGGGAAAATGCGCTGGGGTACTGAGAGTACGTTATTCAAAAACAGGCTGCGCCGGGTACACTTCACACCTTGATATGGTAAGGATGTGGGGAAGGGTACTGAGACGTTCTGATTTGCCTGTATCGTGGTCTGATGGTTATGTTAGCAGGCCTAGAGTACATTTTGGGCCTCCGTTGCCACTTGGTATTGTTAGTATTGCGGAGTATCTTGATATACAGTTAAATACAATACCACCAGGTGGGATTGAAGAACTTCTCAACCGTTTCATGCCTGCGGGCATCAGGGTTGAGGAAATCTGGACGCTGGCTCCGGATACTCTTCCACCTGATGAAGGACAAGTTGCGGCCAGTTACAGTGTTTCTTCGAATTGCGATGTCTGGACGACCGGAGAAACGGAAAGAATAGCTGAGCTGCTTGGTAAGAGTGAGCATGTACTTGAGGTGAGTGTAAAGGGAAATTATGTCATATTGATGACACGAACAGATAGCAGAAAATCCCGTCCGGATCTGCTTTTATCTGAAATTCTGGATTACTCGATAGAAATTGAACGGACGGAAATATATTCGAGCTGCGAAAGCAGTAACTGGAGATCGCTTAGATCTCACAGTAGAGATTTGGAGAAGATGTTCTTTGAAAGTTGA
- the purL gene encoding phosphoribosylformylglycinamidine synthase subunit PurL has product MSLRDELKEVIEHRRLAMTLEEAEKLAGYVERMPTPLELHLFDTMWSEHCSYKSSKSLLKQLPTHATNVVVGPGEDAGIVRFTDYNGFAWDLVVAHESHNHPSQVLPVEGAATGIGGIVRDVYCMGARVTGSLDLLRFGDPLGASGERSRAISRGVVEGIWKYGNALGVPNLGGDTRFHEGYNDNCLVNVVSLGFVRHDRIVHSYVPAEAHEEQYVLVLVGKPTDDTGFGGATFASADLEDVSEKGAVQVADPFLKRVLSEANQKVLDFLIDRGIKFGFKDLGAGGIACVTSELAAHGGLGIEVNLDRVPVSIPELPSEVIACAETQERYGLAVPEGIAGEVLEIYNDEYELPRLFPGARASLIGTFTETPYYRVLHGGVEVANAPIECITEGIIYEREWNPSPVPVIEPDSRPCNPPEDLKKMLLSIDGASRSPIWSYYDSEVQGTTHFRPGEADACVTVPIPGCRAGLAVSGDGNPWFGELDPFLAGAHAVGEAVRNVVAAGAVPIAATDCLNYGNPEKADVFWQFKRGVEGITAACEKLGLESNGKEPLPIVSGNVSFYNQSSSGGSIPPSPVVAVFGRVEDFTRSTDISLKTPGNLIILAGNRKDELGGSLYYRTCIGHKGGKVPDFRGDLEREMAQFVLECSEAGISASVHDISEGGMILAAAEMAIASRPDARRGIIIEGEALDTVSLYSETPGYLIEMSQESWNAMKSKPAFLSVAGRVTDEFCIASVSWRMDLSGILDDHMHKLDRIIWREEVTE; this is encoded by the coding sequence GGAATCGTAAGATTCACAGATTATAACGGTTTTGCCTGGGATCTTGTAGTTGCCCATGAAAGCCATAACCACCCATCCCAGGTTCTCCCCGTTGAAGGCGCTGCCACCGGGATAGGTGGTATCGTTCGCGATGTGTACTGTATGGGAGCCCGGGTTACAGGTTCCCTTGACCTGCTTCGATTCGGGGATCCTCTGGGTGCTTCAGGTGAGCGATCAAGGGCGATTAGCCGCGGTGTGGTGGAAGGTATCTGGAAGTACGGAAACGCTCTTGGTGTACCAAACCTGGGCGGTGATACAAGATTCCATGAAGGCTACAACGACAACTGTCTTGTAAATGTTGTATCCCTTGGTTTTGTAAGGCATGACAGGATTGTGCACAGTTACGTTCCCGCCGAGGCTCATGAAGAGCAGTACGTTCTTGTACTGGTTGGAAAGCCCACCGATGACACCGGTTTTGGCGGTGCCACGTTCGCTTCAGCCGATCTTGAAGATGTATCCGAGAAGGGAGCGGTCCAGGTGGCCGATCCCTTCCTGAAAAGAGTTCTTTCGGAGGCAAATCAGAAAGTGCTTGATTTCCTTATCGACAGGGGAATAAAGTTCGGATTCAAGGATCTTGGCGCCGGTGGAATAGCCTGCGTAACCAGCGAACTTGCTGCCCACGGAGGTCTGGGAATCGAAGTGAACCTTGACAGGGTGCCTGTTTCCATCCCTGAATTGCCTTCCGAGGTTATTGCGTGTGCCGAAACGCAGGAAAGGTATGGACTTGCAGTACCCGAAGGGATAGCTGGAGAGGTTCTGGAGATATACAATGACGAATACGAACTTCCCCGACTGTTTCCCGGCGCACGTGCATCATTGATAGGTACTTTTACGGAAACCCCTTATTACAGGGTACTTCACGGGGGCGTTGAAGTTGCCAATGCTCCAATTGAATGCATAACAGAGGGAATTATCTACGAAAGGGAATGGAATCCTTCACCCGTACCTGTAATTGAACCTGATTCAAGACCCTGCAACCCGCCCGAGGATCTTAAGAAAATGCTGCTTTCCATTGATGGCGCCAGCAGGTCTCCAATATGGAGTTATTACGACAGTGAAGTTCAGGGAACCACACATTTCAGACCCGGAGAGGCTGATGCCTGCGTAACGGTTCCGATTCCCGGATGCAGAGCCGGGCTTGCCGTTTCGGGAGACGGCAATCCCTGGTTCGGTGAACTTGATCCCTTCCTTGCGGGAGCCCACGCTGTTGGAGAAGCGGTAAGAAACGTTGTCGCGGCCGGAGCAGTTCCCATCGCCGCCACTGACTGCCTTAATTACGGAAATCCTGAAAAAGCTGATGTTTTCTGGCAATTCAAAAGAGGTGTCGAAGGAATTACAGCCGCCTGCGAGAAACTGGGCCTCGAAAGCAATGGAAAGGAACCCCTTCCGATTGTATCGGGTAATGTAAGTTTTTACAACCAGTCATCTTCAGGGGGCTCCATTCCGCCCTCTCCAGTAGTTGCTGTCTTCGGAAGGGTGGAGGATTTTACCAGATCCACCGATATTTCTTTAAAAACCCCGGGTAACCTGATCATCCTGGCCGGTAACCGGAAGGATGAACTGGGAGGCAGTCTTTACTATAGAACATGCATCGGACACAAAGGCGGGAAAGTTCCCGATTTCAGGGGTGATCTTGAACGGGAGATGGCTCAATTCGTTCTTGAATGCAGCGAAGCGGGTATATCGGCATCAGTCCATGATATTTCAGAAGGTGGAATGATACTTGCCGCTGCGGAAATGGCTATCGCTTCCCGGCCTGACGCCCGAAGGGGAATTATCATCGAGGGAGAAGCGCTTGATACTGTCTCCCTGTATTCCGAAACACCTGGCTATCTCATCGAGATGTCACAGGAATCCTGGAACGCGATGAAAAGTAAACCTGCATTCCTTTCGGTTGCCGGAAGAGTAACCGATGAATTCTGTATTGCTTCCGTCAGCTGGAGAATGGATCTCAGCGGAATACTGGATGACCACATGCATAAGCTCGACAGGATTATCTGGAGAGAGGAGGTAACGGAATGA